CGTTCGAGCTGGGCGGCAAGAACGCCGGCATCGTGTTCGCCGACGCGGATTTCGATGCGGCGGTGGACGGCATCGCGCGCGCCGCCTTCGTCAACTGCGGCCAGGTTTGCCTGGGCACCGAGCGCGTCTACGTCGAGCGGCCGATCTTCGACAGGTTCGTCGCCGCGCTGAAGCAGAAAGCCGAGGCGATGAAACCCGGCGTGCCCGACGACAAGGCCACCGGCATCGGCCCGCTGATCTCGAAGGAGCACCAGCAGAAGGTGCTGCGTTACTACGCCAGCGCCAAGGCTGACGGCGCCACCATCGTCACCGGCGGCGGCGTGCCGAAGATGCCGGCCGCGCTGCAGGATGGCTCGTGGATCGAGCCGACGATCTGGACCGGACTGCCCGAGACCTCGGCGGTAGTGCGCGAGGAGATCTTCGGCCCGTGCTGCCACATCGCGCCGTTCGACAGCGAGGACGAAGTCGTCGCTCTCGCCAACGACACGCCCTACGGCCTGTGCACCACGGTGTGGACCGGGAACCTGGGCCGCGCGCATCGCGTCGCCGGCCGGATCGACGTCGGCATCACCTGGATCAACAGCTGGTTCCTGCGCGACCTGCGCACCGCGTTCGGCGGCAGCAAGCAGAGCGGCATCGGCCGCGAAGGCGGCGTGCACTCGCTGGAGTTCTACACCGAGCTGCGCAACGTCTGCATCAAGTACGCCTGACCGCCATCCAGAGACCCGACATGAACGCCCACAGCAATCCCGAAATCGGCCAGGACATCGTCGCCGCCGGCATCCGCACCAACTACCACGACCTCAACCGTAGCGCCGCGGGCGTGCCGCTGCTGCTGATCCACGGCTCCGGCCCCGGCGTCAGTGCGTTCGCGAACTGGCGGCCGGTGATGCCGACGTTCGCCGAGCGCCGTCGCGTGGTTGCGCCGGACATGGTCGGCTTCGGTTTCACCGACCGTCCCGCCGGTTACCACTACACGATGGACAACTGGGTCACCCATGCGATCGGCGTGATGGACGCGCTGAAGCTGCCACAGGTGGACCTGGTCGGCAACTCCTTCGGCGGTGCGCTGTCACTGGCGGTGGCCGTCCGCCATCCCGAGCGCGTGCGCCGGCTGGTGCTGATGGGCGCTGCCGGCGTGCCGTTCAAAATCACGCCGGGATTGGACGAAGTCTGGGGCTACCAGCCTTCGTTCGAGAACATGCGCAAGATGATGGATCTGTTCGCCTACGACCGCGCGCTGGT
This genomic stretch from Rhodanobacter thiooxydans harbors:
- a CDS encoding alpha/beta fold hydrolase; the encoded protein is MNAHSNPEIGQDIVAAGIRTNYHDLNRSAAGVPLLLIHGSGPGVSAFANWRPVMPTFAERRRVVAPDMVGFGFTDRPAGYHYTMDNWVTHAIGVMDALKLPQVDLVGNSFGGALSLAVAVRHPERVRRLVLMGAAGVPFKITPGLDEVWGYQPSFENMRKMMDLFAYDRALVTDELAELRYRASIRPGFQESFSAMFPAPRQRGVDALCTPTADIRALPHETLVIHGREDQVLPLATSLTLADWIPNAQLHVFGKCGHWTQIEHSARFARLVTDFLDEAA